One Mercurialis annua linkage group LG3, ddMerAnnu1.2, whole genome shotgun sequence DNA window includes the following coding sequences:
- the LOC126671953 gene encoding spermine synthase isoform X1, with translation MEDGVGRGLECQKIMDGKVNNGNGPEKALPSCCLKARASAPELDAKCHSTVVSGWFSESQSRSGKACKRVYFNNPMWPGEAHSLEVKKILYQGKSEYQEILVFESSAYGKVLVLDGIVQLTEKDECAYQEMIAHLPLCSIPSPKSVLVVGGGDGGVLREISRHSSVDLIDICEIDKMVIDVCKEFFPQLYVGFEDPRVRLHVGDAMEFLRLAPEGKYDAVIVDSSDPVGPAQELVEKPFFQTIAKALRPGGVLCNMAESMWLHTHLIQDMISICGEIFKGSVRYAWASVPTYPSGVIGFIVCSTEGPPVDFLNPINPIEKLEGADKYKRELRFYNSEIHTAAFALPTFLKRDVSLLRDSPARGKRIHISS, from the exons ATGGAGGACGGCGTAGGAAGAGGTTTGGAATGCCAGAAGATTATGGATGGGAAGGTGAATAATGGCAATGGACCAGAGAAGGCACTCCCTTCTTGTTGCTTAAAGGCTAGGGCTTCTGCACCGGAGCTTGATGCTAAATGCCATTCTACCGTTGTTTCTGGGTGGTTCTCAGAATCTCAATCCCGCTCTG GTAAAGCTTGTAAAAGGGTGTACTTCAACAATCCAATGTGGCCTG GAGAAGCACATTCATTGGAAGTCAAAAAGATTTTGTACCAGGGGAAGTCGGAGTACCAAGAGATCTTGGTTTTTGAG TCATCTGCATATGGCAAAGTGCTTGTTCTTGATGGTATTGTCCAATTAACCGAGAAAGATGAGTGTGCTTACCAAGAGATGATAGCTCATCTTCCACTTTGTTCAATTCCATCACCTAAATCT GTTCTGGTTGTTGGTGGCGGTGATGGTGGAGTTCTTAGGGAAATTTCACGCCATAGTTCTGTGGATCTTATTGACATATGTGAGATAGATAAGATGGTTATTGAT GTTTGTAAGGAATTCTTCCCACAATTATATGTTGGCTTTGAGGATCCTCGTGTTCGACTACATGTAGGGGATG CTATGGAATTTCTCCGGCTTGCTCCAGAAGGGAAGTATGATGCAGTTATTGTTGATTCGTCAGATCCTGTAG GTCCGGCTCAAGAGCTTGTAGAGAAGCCCTTTTTTCAGACAATAGCGAAAGCATTAAGGCCTGGTGGCGTCCTTTGTAACATGGCAGAGAGTATGTGGCTTCATACACATCTTATTCAGGATATGATCTCTATTTGCGGTGAAATATTCAAGGGTTCTGTCCGCTATGCCTGGGCAAGTGTTCCAACATATCCAAG TGGCGTGATTGGATTTATCGTATGCTCAACAGAGGGGCCACCTGTTGATTTCTTGAATCCTATCAATCCTATTGAGAAGTTAGAAGGTGCAGACAAGTATAAAAGAGAGTTACGGTTCTATAACTCAGAG ATTCACACGGCAGCCTTTGCACTGCCGACATTTTTGAAGAGAGACGTGAGCTTGCTTCGTGACTCTCCAGCACGGGGAAAAAGAATCCATATCTCTTCTTAA
- the LOC126671953 gene encoding spermine synthase isoform X2: protein MLNAILPLFLGKACKRVYFNNPMWPGEAHSLEVKKILYQGKSEYQEILVFESSAYGKVLVLDGIVQLTEKDECAYQEMIAHLPLCSIPSPKSVLVVGGGDGGVLREISRHSSVDLIDICEIDKMVIDVCKEFFPQLYVGFEDPRVRLHVGDAMEFLRLAPEGKYDAVIVDSSDPVGPAQELVEKPFFQTIAKALRPGGVLCNMAESMWLHTHLIQDMISICGEIFKGSVRYAWASVPTYPSGVIGFIVCSTEGPPVDFLNPINPIEKLEGADKYKRELRFYNSEIHTAAFALPTFLKRDVSLLRDSPARGKRIHISS, encoded by the exons ATGCTAAATGCCATTCTACCGTTGTTTCTGG GTAAAGCTTGTAAAAGGGTGTACTTCAACAATCCAATGTGGCCTG GAGAAGCACATTCATTGGAAGTCAAAAAGATTTTGTACCAGGGGAAGTCGGAGTACCAAGAGATCTTGGTTTTTGAG TCATCTGCATATGGCAAAGTGCTTGTTCTTGATGGTATTGTCCAATTAACCGAGAAAGATGAGTGTGCTTACCAAGAGATGATAGCTCATCTTCCACTTTGTTCAATTCCATCACCTAAATCT GTTCTGGTTGTTGGTGGCGGTGATGGTGGAGTTCTTAGGGAAATTTCACGCCATAGTTCTGTGGATCTTATTGACATATGTGAGATAGATAAGATGGTTATTGAT GTTTGTAAGGAATTCTTCCCACAATTATATGTTGGCTTTGAGGATCCTCGTGTTCGACTACATGTAGGGGATG CTATGGAATTTCTCCGGCTTGCTCCAGAAGGGAAGTATGATGCAGTTATTGTTGATTCGTCAGATCCTGTAG GTCCGGCTCAAGAGCTTGTAGAGAAGCCCTTTTTTCAGACAATAGCGAAAGCATTAAGGCCTGGTGGCGTCCTTTGTAACATGGCAGAGAGTATGTGGCTTCATACACATCTTATTCAGGATATGATCTCTATTTGCGGTGAAATATTCAAGGGTTCTGTCCGCTATGCCTGGGCAAGTGTTCCAACATATCCAAG TGGCGTGATTGGATTTATCGTATGCTCAACAGAGGGGCCACCTGTTGATTTCTTGAATCCTATCAATCCTATTGAGAAGTTAGAAGGTGCAGACAAGTATAAAAGAGAGTTACGGTTCTATAACTCAGAG ATTCACACGGCAGCCTTTGCACTGCCGACATTTTTGAAGAGAGACGTGAGCTTGCTTCGTGACTCTCCAGCACGGGGAAAAAGAATCCATATCTCTTCTTAA
- the LOC126671938 gene encoding plastidial pyruvate kinase 4, chloroplastic, producing MELHSISAPAITNLHTSISIRAVQSVDFLGLLFSNPNLSCRFNRRRPIRTKSKPIALASAFSNENDQAELDGFDGGTRKRDLRYENDESFHVSDVEVVGSVSEAEFVHSVELLERQGRVLDKLKAIQLHVLASEQWNASKLQLCHRNYLASATNLIHYLALRCLDVEELKDDLSLIGLLNLEAINSHVLASLTAIIRVLENMKSNTLNFDKNITGGIFSNKGLDQQKFAAYTVQKMKNIASSNRELLLGRPEAGRTTHIMVTVGEESTISETLITDLMKSGTSIFRINCAHGTPSIWSEIIKRVRESSQMLEKPCRVLMDLAGPKLRTGKLKPGPAAMKISPKKTDFGTLMSPAQVWLSHREVGPPPHLSLNANLYIDDQEFLTRIEVGDIVRFSDARGKKRRLKIAEKFHVFSGTGYVAECTRTAYVQSGTKLYLKGKNRRSFVGEVVDVPATEPYVRLRIGDLLIISRDSASQEHEPSVSTCGAHRITCSSGYLFDSVKPGEPIAFDDGKIWGTIQGTSLSEIVVSITHAGLKGTKLGSDKSINIPESIIRFEGLTSKDLVDLEFVAAHGDMLGVSFIRDTRDIVVLHQELEKRKLEKLGIVLKIETKSGFDRLPLLLLEAMKCANPLGVMIARGDLAVECGWEKLADMQEEIISLCGSANIPVIWATQVLESLVKSGVPTRAEITDAANGRRVSCIMMNKGKHIVEAVSTLDNILHSNSTKVKTDIKVDYTL from the exons ATGGAGCTTCATTCAATTTCAGCTCCTGCAATCACTAATCTGCACACTTCAATATCTATCCGT GCGGTTCAGTCAGTGGATTTCTTAGGGTTATTATTCTCAAACCCTAATTTATCATGTAGGTTTAATAGAAGGCGGCCGATTAGGACTAAATCAAAACCGATAGCTTTAGCTTCTGCGTTTTCTAATGAAAATGATCAAGCGGAATTAGACGGTTTTGATGGAGGAACTCGAAAGCGTGATCTGCGTTATGAAAATGACGAAAGCTTTCATGTTTCGGATGTGGAAGTTGTTGGTTCGGTTTCGGAAGCAGAGTTTGTTCATAGTGTTGAACTTTTGGAAAGACAAGGGAGAGTTCTTGATAAATTGAAGGCTATTCAATTGCATGTTTTAGCATCAGAGCAATGGAATGCTTCTAAACTTCAATTGTGTCATAG GAATTATTTGGCAAGTGCAACGAACTTGATACATTATTTGGCATTGCGATGCCTTGATGTTGAAGAGCTGAAAGACGATCTCTCTTTAATTGGACTTCTAAATTTGGAGGCTATCAATTCACATGTCCTTGCAAGTCTTACGGCAATTATTCGGGTATTGGAGAACATGAAATCCAACACtctaaattttgataaaaacatCACTGGTGGTATATTCTCTAATAAGGGATTAGATCAACAAAAATTTGCAGCCTACACGGTACAAAAAATGAAGAATATTGCATCCTCTAATAGAGAATTGTTGTTGGGCCGACCAGAAGCTGGTAGAACCACTCACATCATGGTAACAGTTGGAGAGGAATCTACTATAAGTGAAACACTTATTACTGATCTTATGAAGTCGGGGACCTCCATTTTCCGTATCAACTGTGCGCATGGGACTCCTAGTATTTGGAGTGAGATAATCAAAAGAGTAAGAGAAAGTTCTCAAATGCTGGAAAAACCTTGTCGAGTTCTCATGGATTTAGCTGGACCAAAGCTCCGAACAGGAAAACTGAAGCCTGGTCCTGCTGCAATGAAGATTTCTCCCAAAAAAACTGATTTTGGGACTTTAATGTCTCCTGCTCAAGTTTGGCTGTCACACAGAGAAGTTGGTCCTCCTCCTCATTTGTCTCTTAATGCAAATTTATACATAGATGACCAAGAATTTCTCACACGGATTGAGGTGGGTGACATTGTAAGATTTTCTGATGCTAGAGGGAAAAAGAGGAGACTGAAGATTGCTGAAAAGTTTCATGTTTTTTCCGGAACTGGATATGTGGCTGAGTGTACTAGAACTGCTTATGTTCAGTCAGGGACAAAATTGTATCTGAAGGGAAAGAACAGGAGGTCTTTTGTCGGGGAGGTGGTAGATGTCCCAGCTACTGAGCCATATGTCAGACTTAGAATTGGTGACCTACTTATCATATCGCGAGATAGTGCTTCTCAAGAACATGAGCCATCTGTATCCACATGTGGTGCTCACAGGATCACCTGTTCTTCTGGTTACCTGTTTGATTCAGTGAAACCTGGTGAGCCCATAGCCTTTGACGACGGCAAAATTTGGGGAACCATTCAAGGAACAAGTTTATCAGAGATTGTAGTGTCGATCACTCATGCTGGTCTCAAAGGCACGAAACTTGGATCTGATAAATCCATAAACATCCCAGAGAGCATTATTCGGTTTGAAGGGCTGACTTCAAAGGATCTTGTGGATCTTGAGTTTGTTGCTGCTCATGGCGACATGTTAGGTGTCTCTTTTATACGAGATACTCGCGATATTGTTGTGCTTCACCAAGAATTGGAGAAAAGGAAACTTGAAAAACTTGGGATTGTGTTGAAAATTGAGACAAAGAGTGGGTTTGACAGATTGCCTTTGTTGCTGTTGGAGGCAATGAAGTGTGCAAATCCATTAGGAGTAATGATTGCCAGAGGAGACCTTGCAGTGGAATGTGGGTGGGAAAAGCTGGCTGATATGCAGGAGGAAATTATCTCTCTTTGTGGTTCTGCAAATATACCAGTAATATGGGCTACTCAGGTATTAGAATCGCTGGTAAAGTCTGGTGTACCCACTCGAGCTGAGATCACTGATGCAGCCAATGGAAGGAG AGTAAGCTGTATAATGATGAATAAAGGGAAGCACATTGTTGAAGCAGTTTCAACTTTAGACAACATTCTTCATTCCAACTCCACAAAGGTGAAAACAGACATAAAGGTAGATTATACTTTGTAG
- the LOC126671946 gene encoding cyclic nucleotide-gated ion channel 1-like, which translates to MECWQVIVARKRVFDPQEPFLRRCNKIFLVCCAVSVSLDPLFFYVPEIDNSRKCLRLDKKLETVAATLRCALDIFYIFHIILQFHTGFYARSHIVVARSDLVVDSWMIARRYLKLYFLIDILATLPLPQVAIFFIIPKMGGSNVLNTKNLLKFIVSFQLVPRLLRFGKLFQETVNSSNGRSGLSRNRVAVALTFYIWAAHVLGGFWYLFAIGREMDCWQAACGSHAECNSSALDCNGLSKDEYYQKVHMILNTSCPTDFEGGSPFDFGIFINAHNSGILESTNIWLKLMYCFWWSLQNLSTLGQNLKTSTSVLEIFFALAIFVCGLVLVSLVIGIIQETMLSMMSSRIATEKMKMKWQEVESWMDTHFLPDVFREDVRRNQQLKWEKNQVLDADNLLNNLPSNLRRDITRHLCGDIIKKAQIFEDPSEQLVDAICERLKQTVYAEKIYVRREGDLVDEIVFIIRGELLSIRNSSDRNGLFSSVYLKAGDLLGEEVVSWALNPISSVYNLPISTSSVRTHTEVEVFVLKADDLKFLIAQFKLHRKQQYVPKLYSQYWRTRAACLIQAAWRRSHKNKPADFLLQEDNRMEEALAKTSRNNLLSLGATMYASRFAANALRTHRHTRICEPSLTEKPAEPSFTAKEHYV; encoded by the exons ATGGAGTGCTGGCAAGTGATTGTTGCAAG GAAGCGAGTTTTTGACCCACAGGAGCCATTTCTTCGAAGGTGTAACAAGATATTCTTAGTATGTTGTGCAGTTTCTGTCTCACTAGACCCCTTGTTCTTTTATGTCCCTGAGATTGATAATTCTAGAAAATGCCTTCGGTTGGACAAAAAGCTGGAAACAGTGGCTGCTACTCTGCGTTGCGCCTTAGATATCTTTTACATATTCCACATCATTCTCCAATTTCACACTGGTTTCTATGCTCGTTCTCATATAGTAGTTGCACGCAGTGATCTTGTTGTAGATTCGTGGATGATAGCAAGAAGGTATTTGAAATTATACTTTCTGATTGACATTCTGGCAACACTTCCACTCCCACAG GtggctattttttttatcattccaAAAATGGGAGGATCAAACGTTTTGAATACCAAAAATTTGTTGAAATTTATCGTCTCGTTCCAGTTGGTTCCAAGGTTACTTCGATTCGGCAAACTGTTTCAAGAAACAGTGAACAGTTCTAATGGGAGGTCAGGACTCTCAAGGAATAGAGTCGCAGTGGCTCTCACTTTTTACATTTGGGCTGCCCAT GTTCTTGGGGGATTTTGGTATTTGTTCGCTATAGGACGGGAAATGGATTGCTGGCAAGCAGCTTGTGGAAGTCATGCTGAATGTAATAGCAGTGCATTGGATTGCAATGGACTTTCTAAAGATGAATATTACCAAAAGGTTCACATGATTTTGAATACTAGCTGCCCTACTGATTTCGAGGGTGGATCACCCTTTGATTTTGGCATATTCATCAATGCCCATAACTCTGGCATCCTGGAGTCGACAAATATTTGGCTGAAGCTCATGTACTGTTTTTGGTGGTCTCTACAAAATCTGAg CACTTTAGGTCAGAACCTCAAAACGAGTACTAGTGTTCTGGAGATCTTCTTTGCGCTTGCCATTTTTGTTTGTGGCTTGGTGCTCGTCTCCTTGGTCATTGGTATTATACAG GAAACCATGTTGTCAATGATGTCGTCAAGGATAGCAACagagaagatgaagatgaaatgGCAAGAAGTAGAAAGCTGGATGGACACTCATTTCCTTCCGGACGTATTCCGAGAGGATGTTAGGCGAAACCAACAACTCAAATGGGAAAAGAACCAAGTTCTTGATGCAGATAATCTACTAAATAATCTTCCCAGCAACCTTAGAAGGGACATAACACGCCATCTCTGTGGGGATATAATAAAGAAA GCGCAAATTTTTGAAGATCCGAGTGAACAACTTGTGGATGCAATATGTGAACGACTCAAGCAGACGGTATATGCAGAGAAAATCTATGTCCGTAGAGAAGGAGACCTAGTTGATGAGATTGTCTTCATCATTCGAGGCGAATTATTAAGCATTAGAAACAGCAGTGACAGAAATGGCTTGTTTAGCTCTGTATACCTTAAGGCTGGTGATCTTTTGGGAGAAGAAGTGGTGTCGTGGGCCCTAAATCCCATCTCTTCCGTGTATAACCTTCCTATCTCGACATCATCTGTTCGAACCCATACTGAAGTTGAAGTATTTGTCCTAAAGGCTGACGACTTAAAATTTCTTATTGCTCAATTCAAGCTTCATCGAAAACAACAGTATGTACCCAAGTTATACTCACAATATTGGAGGACTCGGGCAGCATGCTTGATACAAGCTGCTTGGCGAAGGTCTCATAAAAACAAGCCTGCAGACTTTCTCCTTCAAGAGGACAATAGGATGGAAGAAGCATTAGCCAAGACAAGTAGAAACAACTTGCTAAGTTTAGGTGCTACCATGTATGCCTCGAGATTTGCTGCTAACGCACTCCGTACTCACAGGCATACTCGCATTTGTGAGCCAAGCTTAACGGAGAAGCCTGCAGAACCTAGCTTTACAGCCAAAGAACATTATGTGTGA
- the LOC126673440 gene encoding cyclic nucleotide-gated ion channel 1-like, whose product MNYPQEKFVRFQDWKSEKSNEARYSANDGIHSGKFRMTTNWVLEKFERGFESGSENIKRIRKSIKSYSFNNAVAKGLKSRNKILDPQGPFLQRWNKIFVLSCLIAVSLDPLFFYVPVIDDDEKCLDLDHKMEITASVLRWFTDIFYIIHIIFQFRTGFIAPSSRVFGRGVLVEDTWEIAKRYLSTYFLIDILAVLPLPQAVIFIIIPKMKGSKALNTKNLLKFVVFFQYVPRLMRIYPLYKEVTRTSGILTETAWAGAAFNLLLYMLASHVLGAFWYLFSIERESVCWKKACDNHTGCVRDMLYCGNQAGVNKTFLDDICPVQNPNTTVFNFGIFLDALQSGVVASNDFPRKLFFCFWWGLRNLSSLGQNLETSTFVPEILFAVAISIFGLVLFSFLIGNMQTYLQSTTTRLEEMRVMRRDAEQWMSHRLLPENLRERIRRHEQYKWQETRGVNEENLVGNLPRDLRRDIKRHLCLALLMRVPMFEKMDEQLLDAMCDRLKPTLYTKESYIVREGDPVDEMLFIMRGKLLTITTNGGRTGFFNSEYLKAGDFCGEELLTWALDPNSSSNLPISTRTVRTLTEVEAFALVAEDLKFVASQFRRLHSKQLRHTFRLYSQQWRTWAACFIQAAWRRYNKKKLEESLRQEENRLQDALAKTSGNSPSLGATIYASRFAANALRAIRRSGSTRKARIPERLPPMLLQKPSEPDFTAEER is encoded by the exons ATGAATTATCCACAGGAGAAGTTTGTGAG GTTTCAAGATTGGAAGTCTGAGAAAAGTAATGAAGCAAGATATTCTGCGAATGATGGGATACATTCAGGAAAATTTAGGATGACTACAAATTGGGTTTTAGAGAAGTTTGAAAGAGGATTTGAATCCGGGTCTGAAAATATTAAAAGGATTagaaaatcaataaaatcaTATTCCTTTAATAATGCTGTTGCTAAAGGCTTGAAGTCTAGGAATAAAATTCTTGATCCACAGGGGCCATTCCTTCAAAGATGGAATAAGATATTTGTGTTATCATGTCTGATCGCTGTTTCTTTGgatcctttgttcttttatgtGCCCGTGATTGATGATGATGAGAAGTGTCTTGATCTGGACCACAAAATGGAGATTACAGCCAGTGTTCTGCGTTGGTTCAcagatattttttatattattcataTCATATTTCAGTTTCGGACCGGCTTTATTGCTCCATCTTCTCGAGTCTTTGGAAGAGGTGTCTTAGTTGAAGATACTTGGGAAATAGCTAAGCGGTACCTGTCAACATATTTTTTAATCGATATTCTTGCTGTCCTTCCTCTCCCGCAG GCCGTAATTTTTATCATCATTCCAAAGATGAAGGGCTCAAAAGCTTTGAACACGAAGAACTTGttgaaatttgttgtttttttccAGTATGTACCGAGGTTGATGCGTATATATCCATTGTATAAGGAAGTTACAAGAACTTCTGGCATTCTTACAGAAACTGCATGGGCTGGAGCTGCATTTAATCTGTTGCTTTACATGCTTGCTAGTCAT GTACTTGGAGCCTTTTGGTACTTGTTTTCCATAGAAAGGGAAAGCGTGTGCTGGAAAAAAGCTTGTGATAATCATACTGGCTGTGTACGTGATATGTTGTATTGTGGTAACCAAGCGGGAGTAAACAAAACCTTTCTGGATGATATCTGCCCTGTACAAAACCCAAATACAACAGTTTTTAACTTTGGAATATTCCTCGACGCCCTTCAATCTGGAGTTGTGGCTTCTAATGATTTTCCAagaaaactatttttttgtttctggTGGGGCCTGCGAAATCTGAG CTCTCTTGGTCAAAACCTTGAAACAAGTACTTTTGTTCCGGAAATTTTATTTGCAGTTGCCATTTCTATCTTTGGCTTGGTGCTGTTCTCGTTTCTCATCGGAAATATGCAG ACATATTTGCAATCCACTACCACAAGGTTGGAGGAAATGAGAGTAATGAGGCGAGATGCAGAGCAGTGGATGTCTCACCGCTTGCTTCCTGAGAATCTGAGGGAACGGATTAGGCGACATGAACAATACAAATGGCAAGAAACCCGAGGTGTCAATGAAGAAAATCTTGTTGGCAATCTTCCCAGGGACCTTCGAAGGGACATAAAGCGTCATCTCTGCTTGGCCTTGCTTATGAGG GTGCCTATGTTTGAAAAAATGGATGAGCAACTACTAGATGCAATGTGCGATCGTCTAAAGCCAACACTGTACACAAAGGAAAGCTACATCGTTCGAGAGGGAGACCCAGTCGATGAGATGCTCTTCATCATGCGAGGGAAGCTATTAACAATAACCACTAATGGCGGAAGAACCGGCTTCTTTAACTCTGAATACCTCAAGGCTGGCGATTTCTGTGGAGAGGAACTGCTGACTTGGGCCCTAGATCCCAACTCCTCATCCAATCTTCCTATATCAACGAGAACTGTTCGAACTCTTACGGAAGTCGAAGCATTTGCCCTAGTGGCTGAAGATTTGAAATTTGTTGCATCTCAATTCCGCCGGCTTCACAGTAAGCAACTTCGGCACACGTTCAGGCTTTACTCGCAACAATGGCGGACTTGGGCAGCATGCTTTATACAAGCTGCATGGCGTCGATATAATAAAAAGAAGCTCGAAGAGTCTCTCCGACAGGAAGAGAATAGGTTGCAAGATGCGTTAGCCAAGACGAGTGGAAACTCGCCGAGTTTAGGTGCCACTATATACGCGTCGAGGTTTGCTGCTAATGCACTTCGTGCTATACGCCGAAGCGGTAGCACGCGTAAGGCAAGGATACCGGAGAGGCTTCCACCGATGCTACTTCAGAAGCCTTCAGAACCTGATTTCACAGCTGAAGAACGATAG